From the genome of Desulfovibrio sp. JC010, one region includes:
- a CDS encoding thioredoxin domain-containing protein codes for MLKRILLILSVVVLFSGCVNKQMLKEQIAEAIRENPQIVLDAMRESSMDMLAIVEQGIDEREKLKREAMLNAEIKNPYQPRIWNERPMLGNADAPVTIVEYSDFLCPYCSKGAAVVSKLAQEQPEKYRLVFKHLPMHKNSRELALVFEALAKIDKEKAYKFHDLAFERQKELYEDKDGIVLGKILEEVQVDPDLLQKNLSSVQLQEYLLADEKEAGEFRIDATPTFLVNGVSIRGYLPADRFEKMVNMILEKSKTQEPVESPEGEVCEDCLNQM; via the coding sequence ATGTTGAAACGGATTTTATTGATTCTGTCGGTTGTTGTCCTGTTTTCCGGATGTGTGAATAAGCAAATGCTCAAGGAACAGATCGCCGAAGCCATCCGGGAAAATCCCCAGATTGTGCTTGATGCCATGCGTGAAAGCAGTATGGATATGCTGGCCATTGTAGAGCAGGGCATTGATGAGCGGGAAAAGCTGAAGCGTGAAGCCATGCTCAATGCGGAGATAAAGAATCCTTACCAGCCCCGCATCTGGAATGAGCGTCCCATGCTGGGCAATGCTGATGCCCCGGTGACAATTGTTGAATATTCAGATTTCCTTTGTCCTTATTGCAGCAAGGGTGCTGCCGTGGTCAGCAAGCTTGCGCAGGAACAGCCTGAAAAATACAGGCTGGTGTTCAAGCATCTGCCCATGCACAAGAATTCCCGTGAGCTGGCTCTTGTTTTTGAGGCTCTTGCCAAGATTGATAAGGAAAAGGCTTATAAATTTCATGACCTTGCTTTTGAGCGTCAGAAAGAATTGTATGAAGATAAGGATGGTATAGTACTGGGCAAAATTCTTGAAGAAGTTCAGGTTGATCCTGATCTGCTGCAGAAAAATCTCAGTTCTGTGCAGCTGCAGGAATATCTGCTGGCTGACGAGAAAGAAGCCGGAGAATTCAGAATTGATGCCACCCCTACTTTTCTGGTTAACGGGGTTTCCATCCGTGGCTATCTTCCGGCAGACAGGTTTGAAAAAATGGTCAATATGATTCTTGAGAAAAGCAAAACGCAGGAGCCCGTTGAAAGCCCTGAAGGTGAAGTTTGTGAGGATTGCCTGAACCAGATGTAA
- a CDS encoding exosortase system-associated protein, TIGR04073 family, translating to MIKSKRFVKILLVAVSLSSMLLGGCSMNSANYVGNEPNYSDRAPRKLGRGMSNILTAPLEIPNQAVDLAAENDEPAEQFAGYVGGVFVGFAYAGGRIVSGMYDIVTSPFGGPATPTMDPDTIHSDFFEKVDERTDSFSDVWNLGAD from the coding sequence ATGATTAAATCTAAAAGATTTGTAAAAATATTGCTCGTCGCAGTCTCTTTGTCTTCAATGCTGCTCGGCGGTTGCTCAATGAACTCTGCAAACTATGTGGGAAATGAGCCGAATTATTCTGACCGCGCTCCCCGCAAGCTGGGGAGGGGTATGAGCAACATTCTGACCGCTCCGCTGGAGATTCCCAATCAGGCTGTTGATCTTGCGGCTGAAAATGATGAGCCTGCCGAACAGTTTGCCGGATACGTCGGTGGAGTGTTTGTTGGTTTTGCATATGCCGGCGGACGGATTGTTTCCGGCATGTATGATATTGTTACTTCTCCTTTCGGCGGTCCTGCCACCCCGACCATGGACCCGGATACAATCCACTCTGACTTTTTTGAAAAAGTGGATGAAAGAACAGATTCTTTCAGTGATGTCTGGAATCTGGGAGCTGATTAA
- a CDS encoding PEP/pyruvate-binding domain-containing protein yields MAGKTEEAVSAKGAETAAPKKSQAKKQLEKKLILTGADIVKIGEDAELLVGGKNYNTALISQVEGIRSPQFRAVSSIAFHKLLDETKVHASVVRAVVDSEYNAVDWSSEEVNSDSEFLQKFVRSIAQVIKKEAGKHTETQIQLRTFINNVVEGFATSPEGIDQLRKRSVLVQSAILSVELPKEVDNAVREAYLSICKDAGLENEPVAVRSSAAGEDSRKKAFAGLQDTYLNIVGEDQCSEAYHWDCASAYNLRSMTYRREAILDAVTLAENTGDASIAENAKLEWAIENTSLSVCIMRMINPVISGTAFSADTATGCRGTDRKDLVSIDASYGLGEAVVGGMVTPDKFYVFQRDDGSEVVVRNMGSKDKKIVYSEKGGTKVEKVQPGAVYRWALSLAQAEEVAKGVRGISEAYGGMIMDTEFCLDAADRLWFVQARPETRWNEEFEQHPDAIFMRRLEVDPKELEEAEVVLEGNGASRGAGQGTVKYLRSALELNKIHKGDILAAERTDPDMVPGMRIASGILADVGGDTSHAAITSRELGIPAIIGIQRLEVLRSLEGQEITVDGSRGKVYRGALPLIEVGGTINTSELPATKTKVGLILADVGQSLFLSRLREVPDFEVGLLRAEFMLGNVGVHPLALEAYDNGTLDKLVQEKLDELDSKLTTVMKTQLDSGLISLNINLREYVGALTGLTEEMDSMANANTARGTEEVLAMHRKLRELDKKLDHYLEHSAESLYTLKTSVNIEEHLRGVLGIHAGEHADSKFIYKRTESLDELPGMLAKAKENPLVLEYIEEVKALREEVALKMGLKSEMDEVTTLRQRIADIIKSRGLRTGKENYIQTLSQGLALFAMAFYGKDIVYRTTDFKTNEYHNLLGGLLFEHHEDNPMLGYRGVSRNIHDWELEAFKLARGVFGGKNLHIMLPFVRTIEEARSMKRYLSQVHNLESGKDDLKVILMAEIPSNAVLAKEFIKEVDGFSIGSNDMTQLVLGTDRDNSSLQHIYDEEDPAVVWAILSAIFTGQKFGKKIGFCGQGVSNSVILRGVVCIAGIVSASVVPDTYLQTKLDMAAVEADNIKVSELGQWIRDRHFERLAKLMEENGYSHIIKKYKTPEDLEDWYEGEIRRLNEQLRDNMDSPREDFIRQEMDTFRGTFHKPVIYSAWDWNQTVEDAMHHAGFATFEEQDAALEEQRKKQW; encoded by the coding sequence AGAAATTTGTCCGCTCCATTGCTCAGGTAATTAAAAAAGAAGCAGGCAAGCACACCGAAACCCAGATTCAGCTGCGCACCTTTATCAACAACGTTGTTGAAGGTTTCGCCACCTCTCCTGAAGGAATTGACCAGCTCCGTAAAAGATCCGTGCTTGTTCAGAGTGCGATCCTTTCCGTTGAACTCCCCAAAGAAGTCGATAATGCAGTCAGGGAAGCTTATCTTTCCATCTGCAAGGATGCCGGGCTTGAAAACGAGCCTGTGGCGGTGCGTTCTTCCGCAGCAGGGGAAGACAGCCGTAAAAAGGCATTTGCCGGACTTCAGGATACCTATCTTAACATTGTCGGCGAAGACCAGTGCTCTGAAGCCTATCACTGGGATTGCGCCTCCGCATACAATCTGCGCAGCATGACCTACCGCCGCGAGGCTATTCTCGATGCGGTTACTTTGGCAGAAAATACCGGCGATGCCTCCATCGCTGAAAATGCCAAGCTTGAATGGGCTATTGAAAATACCTCCCTTTCAGTCTGCATCATGCGCATGATCAATCCGGTTATTTCCGGTACCGCGTTCAGCGCAGATACCGCCACCGGCTGCCGTGGAACAGATCGCAAGGATCTTGTTTCCATTGATGCCAGCTACGGTCTCGGTGAGGCTGTTGTGGGCGGCATGGTCACCCCGGATAAGTTTTATGTCTTCCAGCGTGATGACGGATCTGAAGTTGTTGTCCGTAACATGGGCAGCAAGGACAAGAAGATTGTTTACAGCGAGAAGGGCGGTACCAAGGTTGAAAAAGTTCAGCCCGGTGCTGTTTATCGCTGGGCTCTCTCCCTTGCACAGGCCGAGGAAGTGGCCAAGGGTGTGCGCGGTATCAGCGAAGCATACGGCGGTATGATCATGGATACCGAGTTCTGCCTTGATGCGGCCGACCGTCTCTGGTTTGTACAGGCCCGTCCTGAAACCCGCTGGAACGAGGAATTTGAACAGCATCCTGATGCCATCTTCATGCGCAGGCTTGAAGTTGACCCCAAGGAATTGGAAGAAGCTGAAGTGGTGCTGGAAGGTAACGGCGCGTCACGCGGCGCAGGGCAGGGAACTGTTAAGTACCTGCGTTCCGCTCTTGAGCTGAATAAAATCCACAAAGGCGATATTCTGGCAGCAGAACGCACTGACCCGGATATGGTTCCGGGCATGCGTATTGCCTCCGGTATCCTCGCGGATGTGGGCGGTGATACCAGCCACGCGGCCATTACCTCCCGTGAACTGGGTATCCCTGCCATCATCGGCATTCAGCGGCTCGAAGTGCTGCGCTCTCTTGAAGGTCAGGAAATCACCGTTGACGGTTCCCGCGGTAAAGTTTATCGCGGCGCATTGCCTCTTATTGAGGTCGGCGGAACTATCAACACTTCCGAGCTTCCGGCTACCAAGACCAAAGTCGGGTTGATCCTCGCTGATGTGGGGCAGTCTCTGTTCCTTTCCCGCCTTAGAGAAGTGCCTGATTTTGAGGTCGGCCTGCTGCGTGCTGAGTTCATGCTCGGCAATGTGGGTGTTCATCCGCTGGCTCTTGAAGCTTACGACAACGGCACCCTCGATAAGCTGGTTCAGGAGAAGCTCGATGAGCTTGATTCAAAGCTGACCACAGTAATGAAGACCCAGCTTGATTCCGGACTCATCTCCCTGAACATCAATCTCAGGGAATATGTGGGCGCACTCACCGGTCTGACGGAAGAAATGGACTCCATGGCCAACGCCAATACCGCGCGCGGAACTGAAGAAGTTCTGGCCATGCACCGCAAGCTGCGTGAACTGGACAAGAAGCTTGACCATTATCTCGAGCACAGTGCTGAAAGCCTGTACACCCTGAAAACTTCCGTGAATATCGAGGAACACCTGCGCGGCGTACTCGGCATTCATGCGGGTGAACACGCTGATTCCAAGTTTATCTACAAACGTACTGAATCACTGGATGAATTGCCCGGCATGCTTGCCAAGGCCAAAGAGAATCCTCTGGTGCTTGAGTACATTGAAGAAGTTAAAGCGTTACGTGAAGAAGTGGCCCTCAAGATGGGGCTCAAGTCCGAAATGGATGAGGTCACCACCCTTCGTCAGCGCATTGCAGATATCATTAAATCCCGCGGCCTGCGCACAGGTAAGGAAAACTATATCCAGACCCTGTCTCAGGGACTGGCCCTGTTCGCTATGGCCTTTTACGGTAAGGATATTGTCTACCGTACCACGGACTTCAAAACCAACGAATATCACAACCTGCTCGGCGGTCTGCTCTTTGAGCACCATGAAGACAACCCCATGCTCGGCTATCGCGGTGTTTCCAGAAACATCCACGACTGGGAGCTGGAGGCATTCAAGCTGGCCCGTGGCGTATTCGGCGGTAAGAACCTGCATATCATGCTGCCCTTCGTGCGCACCATTGAGGAAGCACGCAGCATGAAGCGTTACCTCTCACAGGTTCACAACCTCGAATCCGGCAAGGATGATTTGAAGGTGATCCTCATGGCCGAGATTCCCAGTAACGCAGTACTCGCCAAGGAATTCATCAAGGAAGTTGACGGTTTCTCCATCGGCTCCAACGATATGACCCAGCTGGTGCTCGGGACTGACCGTGACAACTCCAGCCTGCAGCATATCTACGACGAGGAAGACCCGGCAGTTGTCTGGGCCATCCTTTCTGCAATCTTCACCGGACAGAAGTTCGGCAAGAAGATCGGTTTCTGCGGACAAGGTGTTTCCAACAGCGTTATCCTGCGCGGCGTAGTCTGCATTGCCGGGATTGTTTCCGCATCCGTTGTTCCTGATACCTATCTTCAGACCAAGCTGGATATGGCTGCGGTTGAAGCGGATAATATCAAGGTCAGCGAACTGGGACAGTGGATTCGTGACCGCCATTTTGAGCGTCTTGCCAAGCTCATGGAAGAGAACGGCTACAGCCACATCATCAAGAAGTACAAGACTCCCGAAGATCTGGAAGACTGGTACGAAGGTGAGATCAGACGTCTTAATGAGCAGCTCCGTGACAACATGGACAGCCCCAGAGAGGACTTCATCAGGCAGGAAATGGATACCTTCCGCGGTACTTTCCACAAGCCGGTTATCTACTCCGCTTGGGATTGGAACCAGACTGTTGAAGATGCCATGCACCATGCCGGATTCGCTACTTTCGAAGAGCAGGATGCAGCACTTGAAGAGCAGCGCAAGAAGCAGTGGTAG
- the galE gene encoding UDP-glucose 4-epimerase GalE: protein MSNKLSLLVCGGAGYIGSHMTRMIAEAGHDVTVFDNLSTGHAEALKWGRFVEGDLRNPADLEKVFAAGSYDAVFHFSGLIVVSESVEKPFEYYDNNVTGTLNLLQAMRKHGVDKFVFSSTAAVYGDPVMDIITEEHPLKPLNPYGRTKLQVEEILQDYAVAYGLDSVCFRYFNAAGAHPDSIIGEAHSPETHLIPNILLSCIDEGRRLKIFGSDYPTPDGTCVRDYIHILDLCDAHLKAVGFMDNNKGAHSFNLGNGKGFSILEVIKSSSEVIGREIEFDYEPARAGDSPRLVADSSKAAEKLKWTPQYADLREIIETAYRWHKKPAF, encoded by the coding sequence ATGAGTAATAAACTTTCCCTGCTGGTCTGCGGCGGTGCGGGATATATAGGTTCACATATGACCCGTATGATTGCCGAAGCCGGACATGATGTGACCGTATTCGACAACCTTTCCACCGGGCATGCCGAAGCACTGAAATGGGGCAGATTTGTGGAAGGAGACCTGCGCAATCCGGCAGATCTTGAAAAGGTCTTTGCCGCAGGTTCATATGATGCTGTTTTCCATTTTTCAGGGCTGATCGTGGTGAGTGAATCTGTTGAAAAACCTTTTGAATACTACGATAACAATGTGACCGGAACCCTGAACCTGCTGCAGGCCATGCGTAAGCACGGGGTTGATAAATTCGTTTTCTCATCCACCGCTGCTGTCTACGGTGATCCGGTTATGGATATAATTACCGAAGAACATCCTCTCAAGCCGCTGAACCCCTATGGCAGAACCAAACTTCAAGTAGAAGAAATCCTGCAGGATTACGCCGTGGCTTACGGACTGGATTCCGTCTGTTTCCGCTATTTCAATGCTGCCGGAGCACACCCGGACAGCATTATCGGGGAAGCCCATTCCCCGGAAACGCACCTGATCCCCAACATCCTGCTCAGCTGCATTGACGAAGGCCGCAGACTGAAGATCTTCGGCAGCGACTACCCCACCCCGGACGGCACCTGCGTTCGCGACTACATCCACATTCTGGACCTCTGTGACGCTCACCTGAAAGCTGTCGGGTTCATGGACAATAACAAAGGTGCACACTCATTCAACCTCGGCAACGGCAAAGGATTCAGCATCCTTGAAGTGATCAAGTCCTCAAGCGAAGTAATCGGCCGGGAAATTGAATTTGATTACGAACCCGCACGTGCCGGGGATTCACCGCGACTGGTGGCTGACAGCTCCAAGGCCGCGGAAAAGCTCAAATGGACCCCGCAATACGCTGACCTGCGCGAAATAATTGAAACCGCCTACCGCTGGCACAAAAAACCTGCATTCTAG